The Ignavibacteria bacterium genome contains the following window.
TGTAAAGATTTGTCATCATATCAACGCTCCCAACAGATAAGTTAGCAGAGATACCCTTATAATAATAGTACAGTGCTGTTTTGTAGTCTTTTTTTAAAATATACAAATCAGCAAGCTGAATATATGCATAAATAATCCGTGTAGTATCTATGATATACACTCCCGATTCCTGATTTGATAATAATTCATTTATTGAAAAATTAAACCATGCAATTGATGAATCAAAACTATTTCTATGCTTATGTATAAAAGCCATATTATTAAGAATGACATAATAACGCCAAGAATACCAGTCCGATAGATTACCCTTAATTCTAATTGCTTCTTTATAATATTTTTCTGCATTATCAAAGAGCCGTGCATGGAAATAAAGGTCACCAAGCATATGAAGCAGCGGAACTGTTTCAAACTCGAGGTTAATTTTTTTGAAAAGGTCTCTTGCCTTAAAAAGATAATGAACGGACGAATCGTATCGAAACTCTTGATGAAAAATTTCGCTTAAGACGAATAAAGATCGAGCCATAAGTAATTCATCTCGATCTTCGGAAGCAGTGGAATACAAACCATATACAATTTTTTTTCTTTCTGTAAATGCACCAAATCGAGAGTAGAATAAAAGTACATTATTATAAAAATTCCGGCTACCAAATTTATTTGTTATTCTTAATAATCTTTCAGTTCGTTCCCTGCCAATTGAAGAATCCATTTTCGTAATAGAGATAAAAATTTTATCCAATAATTGAATTTGTTTTGAGGACTTTACTGTTTGAAACTCGCTTAATAAGCTATCGAACTCTGACTGAGCAATACTTAATGTACATAAGGAACATTGGAGAAAAAAAATAAAAATTACTTCATTAAATTTTCGACTCAACGAAATCTCCATTACAAAAATAAATTAGACGATTCAGATTTTTCGTAAATTTATATCAGACTAATTTCAAAGTCAATTCTTGTATCTGAAATTCAAACAGTCGAATTTTATGTCCATTTTCTAAGAAAGTTCATTTCGTTCTGAAAATTTTAAGATACATTTTAACTCTACTAAGTTTACTAAACTTGTACTTCCCAAGTTAATATTTCAGATGCAGGCTATATTGAATTTAGTCGGAGTATAAAAACTAATCATGAATTTTTCATGAGCTGAAATTAAGAAAAACTTTTCGGTTATCACTTCACAGTATAGCATTTATTGTATTTTCGACTATAACAGTAATAAAATCTTTACCCTAAAATTTACAGCTTTATATGCGGTAGATACTAAAAATAAATATTCAGACTTCAGACCTTCTTAAGATTTTCAAACCTTAATAACTTTCTGAAATTCAAAAATATTACCCTATTCCAATCAGCTTTAACGACAGAATTAAATAAGGTTACTTTATTTGGAGATCGATGCTTGGTACTAAGATTCTGAAGTTACGCAAGCTTTGTCCAAAGGATCCTTCGGATTTTAAATTCCACAGACATTTTCCGTGAGAATTGAGTCAACTATCTCAATCAAACATAACTATCACAAAGTGTATTGAATATGAATTCATTTCAACATTACTCGTTTTTATATGTCTATTTTGGAATTTATGCGTCGGGCAGGTTTTTAATAAAATATGATGGGGTAACACCAGTATATTTTTTAAATGCTGAGAGAAATGTTATTCTGTTTGTAAAGCCTACTTCCCTTGCTATTCCTTCGAGGTTGAAGACTTCAGTATTTTGTCGGTTTGAAAGGATATGTATTGCTCTTCTGATCCTTAAATTATTCAGGTAAGTATTAAAGTGCACACCATGAACCTGATTTATTACTTTAGAAAGATAATTTCTGTTTGTTCCGAGTAATTGTGCAAGAGTGTCTAAATTTAGATTTGCATCCAAGAATAATTGCTTTTTATACATGACTTCTTCCAAATGTGAGTCTATTTGCTGAAGCATCACAGGATCAAGCGGTTCCTGATTATATTCGCTGGTTAAGTGATTATGATTCTTTGAACTATTAATCATAGTTTGATTTTTCGACTCTTTAACTTGTTTATCTAGCTGCGATTTTATTTTTAATGATTTATTCTCTGCCTGCAATAATTCAAGGTTTTTTCTTATCAATAATTTATGAGCTCCGTTAAGTCTGAGATAGAGCAATAAAGTCAAAATCATAGAAAGCAAAACAAGCAAAATAATTCCTAAATAAACATTCTGTCTGATTTCAAAAGATTTTATTTTCGATTCCGATTGTGCAATTTGATCTTCGGTGATTAATTTTATTGCCTCAAATGTTTTTCGCCGCTTCAATATTGAATCATAGTTGACCATTACTTTATCGCTCGCAATCCAAGCACTTTTATAATCTTTCAGTGCGGCGTAATTATCAGCTAAATATTTATTGATTGTTGTCGAGAGTTGAAATACGCTTGGGCTTTCAATCAAACTCTCAGCTTTTTTCAAAAAATAAATCGAAGAATCGTGTATCGATTTATGAAAGTAAAACATACCTTTGATTAAAAATATTTGCACTAGAGATGACGGATCGTTGTAATTTGATTCTAATTTGTGAGCCGTATTAATATGCACCCAAGTATTATAATAAGCTTTTTTACTTAGGTAGAATCGAGCTAAGTTTGTGTGCGAATATATTAATCTCGATGTGTCTGAATAAGACATGATAAATTTTTTATCTGATAGCATTTCGTCGAGTGCTTTTTTAAAGTAATAAATTGCTTTATCGTAGTTTTTTCTTTCTCTTTCAATCAGCCCGAAATTATTCGTGATTACAAATTTTCGCCATAAAAACCACTGACTTGGATCGCCCTTTAATTTTAGAACTTCATTATAATAATATTCCGCCTTGTCAAACAAACTTGCTACGAAATAGATATCTCCCAATTTTTGTAGCAGAGTTACTTCCTCATCTAGATTTTTTGTATTCCTAAAAATATCTCGAGCTTTTAAAATCATGACGATAACCGAATCATATCTCACCTCTTCTTGGTATATCTCGCTCAAGCTGATAAATGCTTTTGCTTTAAGATTTAAATCATCTCGATCATCGGCAAGATTTATTGAAGCACGTAATTTATTCTTTCTTTCATCAATAGTACCAAATCTTGTTGAAAATAAGAGTACAAT
Protein-coding sequences here:
- a CDS encoding helix-turn-helix domain-containing protein, with the protein product MYFNCPSREANLRRKYFKSTVVLLMTALLFTSSVLGQSEYEFLFDTLTFESSTNQKEIVDKLLTILSDLEPSIAEKQTERLLKLTVKFSDLYCYNIVLLFSTRFGTIDERKNKLRASINLADDRDDLNLKAKAFISLSEIYQEEVRYDSVIVMILKARDIFRNTKNLDEEVTLLQKLGDIYFVASLFDKAEYYYNEVLKLKGDPSQWFLWRKFVITNNFGLIERERKNYDKAIYYFKKALDEMLSDKKFIMSYSDTSRLIYSHTNLARFYLSKKAYYNTWVHINTAHKLESNYNDPSSLVQIFLIKGMFYFHKSIHDSSIYFLKKAESLIESPSVFQLSTTINKYLADNYAALKDYKSAWIASDKVMVNYDSILKRRKTFEAIKLITEDQIAQSESKIKSFEIRQNVYLGIILLVLLSMILTLLLYLRLNGAHKLLIRKNLELLQAENKSLKIKSQLDKQVKESKNQTMINSSKNHNHLTSEYNQEPLDPVMLQQIDSHLEEVMYKKQLFLDANLNLDTLAQLLGTNRNYLSKVINQVHGVHFNTYLNNLRIRRAIHILSNRQNTEVFNLEGIAREVGFTNRITFLSAFKKYTGVTPSYFIKNLPDA
- a CDS encoding tetratricopeptide repeat protein, with the protein product MEISLSRKFNEVIFIFFLQCSLCTLSIAQSEFDSLLSEFQTVKSSKQIQLLDKIFISITKMDSSIGRERTERLLRITNKFGSRNFYNNVLLFYSRFGAFTERKKIVYGLYSTASEDRDELLMARSLFVLSEIFHQEFRYDSSVHYLFKARDLFKKINLEFETVPLLHMLGDLYFHARLFDNAEKYYKEAIRIKGNLSDWYSWRYYVILNNMAFIHKHRNSFDSSIAWFNFSINELLSNQESGVYIIDTTRIIYAYIQLADLYILKKDYKTALYYYYKGISANLSVGSVDMMTNLYILKGKIFYNEGLYDSSLTYLRKAERLNSQNIPLNIARILYDFYSQVYTAKGDYKNALMTYKKYSLLVDSTNKQQNIFAGIQLITDDYFESAESKIKTYEIR